Proteins encoded by one window of Thunnus thynnus chromosome 3, fThuThy2.1, whole genome shotgun sequence:
- the map1lc3c gene encoding microtubule-associated proteins 1A/1B light chain 3C isoform X1 yields the protein MPPFDKTHPQSKPFKLRKSFATRKQEVAGIRSKFPNKIPVIIERYEREKFLPPLDKTKFLVPHELTMTQFVTIIRNRMALLPTQAFYLLINNSGLASMSLTMAQVYKDHQDEDGFLYMTYASQEIFGH from the exons atgccTCCGTTTGACAAAACCCATCCGCAGAGCAAACCCTTCAAACTGAGGAAGAGCTTCG CTACGAGGAAACAAGAAGTGGCAGGAATAAGGTCCAAATTCCCCAACAAAATCCCG gtGATAATTGAACGCTACGAAAGGGAAAAGTTTCTTCCTCCGCTGGATAAAACCAAGTTCCTGGTGCCGCATGAACTCACCATGACTCAGTTTGTCACCATCATCAG GAACCGCATGGCTCTGCTGCCCACTCAGGCTTTCTACCTGCTCATCAACAACAGCGGACTGGCCAGCATGTCGCTCACCATGGCTCAGGTTTACAAAGACCACCAGGACGAGGACGGCTTCCTCTACATGACCTACGCCTCGCAGGAGATATTCGGACACTAG
- the LOC137180353 gene encoding E3 ubiquitin-protein ligase TRIM21-like, translated as MSAASCLLSKDQFLCCICLDVFTDPVSTPCGHNFCKNCITEHWNSNVQYLCPICKEVFYTRPKLKVNTFISEMVSQFRQEAQQKASSSSSEQQAAKPEVLCDVCTGTKLKALKSCLVCLTSYCEIHLEPHLTTSRLKRHQLMDPVENLEDRMCMKHDKPLELFCKTDQTCVCMLCSVLDHKTHEFVPLEEEYEGKKAELGKTEAEIQQMIQKRRLKIQEIKHSVDLSKEDANREIAEGVQVFTALMESVQRSLNELIETTEEKQRTTEKQAEDLIKELEQEMSELKKRSSEVKQLSRSEDHLHLLQNFPSLKAAPPTKDWTEVSVHPPSYEGTVVRAVTQLEKTLSKEMKKLLAEVELKRVQQYAVDVTLDPDTASMYLILSDDGKQVNYGDVKKNLPDNPERFSDCCCVLGKQSFSSGRFYFEVQVKRKTEWDLGVARESINRKGKITLRPQDGYWTIWLRNGNEYSACNNPPVRLSLQSQLQKVGVFVDYEEGLVSFYDVDAAALIYSFTGCSFTEKLYPYFSPGPNDGGKNSAPLIICPVNQTE; from the coding sequence atgtctgctgccagctgtctgcTATCTaaagatcagtttctgtgctgcatctgtctggatgtgttcactgatccagtcagcacaccatgtggacacaacttctgcaaaaactgcatcactgaacACTGGAACAGTAATGTCCAGTACCTGTGTCCAATATGTAAAGAGGTTTTCTACACAAGACCTAAGTTGAAGGTGAATACTTTCATCTCTGAGATGGTTTctcagttcagacaggaagctcaacagaaagccagcagcagcagctcagagcaacaagctgccaaaccagAAGTTCTCTGTGACGTCTGTactggaaccaaactgaaggccctgaagtcctgtctggtgtgtctgacctcctactgtgagattcacctggagcctcatctgACAACTTCACGTctgaaaagacatcagctgatggaccctgtggagaacctggaagacaggatgtgtatgaagcacgataaacctctggagctgttctgtaagaccgaccagacatgtgtctgcatgctctgctctgttttagaccacaagacacatgagtttgttcctctggaagaagaatatgaaggaaagaaggcagagctggggaagacagaggctgaaattcagcagatgatccagaagagaCGACTGAAGATTCAAGAGATCAAACACTCAGTTGACCTCAGTAAGGAAGATGCAAACAGAGAGATAGCAGAAGGTGTTCAGGTCTTCACCGCTCTGATGGAGTCTGTTCAGAGAAGCCTGAATGAGCTCATTGAGACGActgaagagaagcaaagaacgacagagaaacaggctgaagacttaatcaaagagctggaacaggaaatgtctgagctgaagaagagaagctctgaggtgaagcagctctcacgctctgaagaccacctccacctcctccaaaacttcccgtccctgaaagctgctccacccaccaaagactggacagaggtcagcGTCCATCCACCATCATATGAGGGGACTGTGGTGAGAGCTGTGACTCAGCTGGAGAAGACgctcagtaaagagatgaagaagttGCTTGCTGAGGTCgagctgaagagggtccagcagtatgcagtggatgtgactcttgatcctgatacagcaAGTATGtatctcatcctgtctgatgatggaAAACAAGTTAACTATGGTGATGTGAAGAAGAATCTCCCAGACAACCCAGAGAGATTTTCTGATTGTTGCTGTGttttaggaaagcagagtttctcttcaggcagattttactttgaggttcaggttaaaAGGAAGACTGAATGGGATTTAGGAGTGGCCAGAGAGTCCATCAACAGGAAGGGAAAAATCACACTAAGACCTCAGGATGGTTACTGGACTATATGgttgagaaatggaaatgagtacAGTGCTTGTAATAACCCTCCAGTCcgtctctctctgcagtctcagcttcagaaggtgggggtgtttgtggattatgaggagggtctggtctccttttatgacgtagatgctgcagctcttatctactcctttactggctgctccttcactgagaaactctaccCATACTTCAGTCCTGGTCCTAATGATGGTGGTAAAAACTCCGcccctctgatcatctgtcctgtcaatcaaactgagtAG
- the LOC137180619 gene encoding E3 ubiquitin-protein ligase TRIM21-like, translating into MSAASCLRSKDQFLCSICLDVFTDPVTTSCGHNFCKNCINEHWNMNVPSWCPICKEVFYTRPKLRVNTFISEMVSQFRQEAQQKASSSSSEQQAAKPEVLCDVCTGTKLKALKSCLVCLTSYCETHLEPHLTMSGLKRHQLMDPVENLEDRMCMKHDKPLELFCKTDQTCVCMLCSVLDHKTHEFVPLKEEYEGKKAELGRTEAEIQQMIQRRRLKIQKIKESVDLSKEAANREIAEDVQVFKSLIKSVMISLNELIETIEEKQRTTEQQAEDFIKELKQEISELMKRSSEVKQLSRSEDHLHLLQNFSSLKAAPPTKDWTEVSVRPPSYEGTVVRTVTQLEETLSKEMKKLFEAELKRVQQYAVDVTLDPDTTNPHLILSDDGKQVNCGDVKKNLPDNPERFSPCISVLGKQSFSSGRFYFEVQVKRKTEWDLGVARESINRKGEITLTPQDGYWTIVMRNGNEYKAGNYPSVCLSLKFKPQKVGVFVDYEEGLVSFYDVDAAALIYSFTGCSFTEKLYPYFSPCPNYGGKNSAPLIICPVNQTE; encoded by the coding sequence atgtctgctgccagctgtctgcgatctaaagatcagtttctgtgctccatctgtctggatgtgttcactgatccagtcaccacatcatgtggacacaacttctgcaaaaactgcataAATGAACACTGGAACATGAATGTCCCTTCCTGGTGTCCCATCTGTAAAGAGGTTTTCTACACAAGACCTAAGTTGAGGGTGAATACTTTCATCTCTGAGATGGTTTctcagttcagacaggaagctcaacagaaagccagcagcagcagctcagagcaacaagctgccaaaccagAAGTTCTCTGTGACGTCTGTactggaaccaaactgaaggccctgAAGTCTTGTCTGGTGTGTCTCACCtcctactgtgagactcacctggagcctcatctgACAATGTCAGGTctgaaaagacatcagctgatggaccctgtggagaacctggaagacaggatgtgtatgaagcacgataaacctctggagctgttctgtaagaccgaccagacatgtgtctgcatgctctgctctgttttagaccacaagacacatgagtttgttcctctgaaagaagaatatgaaggaaagaaggcagagctggggaggacagaggctgaaattcagcagatgatccagagGAGACGACTGAAGATTCAAAAGATCAAAGAGTCAGTTGACCTCAGTAAGGAAGCTGCAAACAGAGAGATAGCAGAAGATGTTCAGGTCTTCAAATCTCTGATTAAATCTGTTATGATAAGCCTGAATGAGCTCATTGAGACGattgaagagaagcaaagaacgacagagcaacaggctgaagacttcatcaaagagctgaaacaggaaatctctgagctgatgaagagaagctctgaggtgaagcagctctcacgctctgaagaccacctccacctcctccaaaacttCTCATCCCTGAAAGCTGCTCCAcccaccaaagactggacagaggtcagcgtccgtccaccatcatatgaggggactgtggtgagaactgtgactcagctggaggagacgctcagtaaagagatgaagaagctgtttgaggctgagctgaagagggtccagcagtatgcagtggatgtgactcttgatcctgatacaACAAATCCTcatctcatcctgtctgatgatggaAAACAAGTAAACTGTGGTGACGTGAAGAAGAATCTCCCAGACAACCCAGAGAGATTTTCTCCTTGTATTAGTGttttaggaaagcagagtttctcttcaggcagattttactttgaggttcaggttaaaAGGAAGACTGAATGGGATTTAGGAGTGGCCAGAGAGTCCATCAACAGGAAGGGAGAAATCACACTGACACCTCAGGATGGTTACTGGACTATAGTgatgagaaatggaaatgagtacAAAGCTGGTAATTACccttcagtctgtctctctctgaagtTTAAGcctcagaaggtgggggtgtttgtggattatgaggagggtctggtctccttttatgacgtagatgctgcagctcttatctactcctttactggctgctccttcactgagaaactctaccCATACTTCAGTCCCTGTCCTAATTATGGTGGTAAAAACTCCGcccctctgatcatctgtcctgtcaatcaaactgagtAG
- the LOC137180354 gene encoding E3 ubiquitin-protein ligase TRIM21-like: MSAASCLRSEDQFLCSICLDVFTDPVTTPCGHNFCKNCINEHWNSNDQYLCPICKEVFYTRPKLKVNTFISEMVSQFRQEAQQKASSSSSEQQAAKPGEVPCDVCTGTKLKALKSCLVCLTSYCETHLEPHLTASRLKRHQLMDPVENLEDRMCMKHDKPLELFCKTDQTCVCMLCSVLDHKTHDVVPLKEEYEGKKAELGKTEAEIQQMIQKRRLKIQEIKHSVDLSKEDADREIAEGVQVFITLKESVERSLNELIETIEEKQRTTEKQAEDFIKELEQEISELMKRNSEVKQFSCSEDHLHLLQNFPSLKAAPPTKDWTEVSVHPPSYEGTVVRAVTQLEKTLSKEMKKLFEAELKRVQQYAVDVTLDPDTANPHLILSDDGKQVNCGDVKKNFPDNPKRFTRYYIVLGKQSFSSGRFYFEVQVKGKTKWDLGVARESINRKGKITLRPQDSYWTIWMRNGNEYKAGNDPPVVLSLKSQLQKVGVFVDYEEDLVSFYDVDAAALIYSFTGCSFTDKLYPYFCPCNNDGGKNSAPLIICPVNQTE, translated from the coding sequence atgtctgctgccagctgtctgcgatctgaagatcagtttctgtgctccatctgtctggatgtgttcactgatccagtcaccacaccatgtggacacaacttctgcaaaaactgcatcaatGAACACTGGAACAGTAATGACCAGTACCTGTGTCCCATCTGTAAAGAGGTTTTCTACACAAGACCTAAGTTGAAGGTGAATACTTTCATCTCTGAGATGGTTTctcagttcagacaggaagctcaacagaaagccagcagcagcagctcagagcaacaagctgccaaaccaggagaagttccctgtgacgtctgtactggaaccaaactgaaggccctgaagtcctgtctggtgtgtctgacctcctactgtgagactcacctggagcctcatctgacagcttcacgtctgaaaagacatcagctgatggaccctgtggagaacctggaagacaggatgtgtatgaagcacgataaacctctggagctgttctgtaagaccgaccagacatgtgtctgcatgctctgctctgttttagaccacaagacacatgatgttgttcctctgaaagaagaatatgaaggaaagaaggcagagctggggaagacagaggctgaaattcagcagatgatccagaagagaCGACTGAAGATTCAAGAGATCAAACACTCAGTTGACCTCAGTAaggaagatgcagacagagagatagcAGAAGGTGTTCAGGTCTTCATCACTCTGAAGGAGTCTGTTGAGAGAAGCCTGAATGAGCTCATTGAGACGattgaagagaagcaaagaacgacagagaaacaggctgaagacttcatcaaagagctggaacaggaaatctctgagctgatgaagagaaactctgaggtgaagcagTTCTCATGCtctgaagaccacctccacctcctccaaaacttcccctccctgaaagctgctccacccaccaaagactggacagaggtcagcGTCCATCCACCATCATATGAGGGGACTGTGGTGAGAGCTGTGACTCAGCTGGAGAAGACgctcagtaaagagatgaagaagctgtttgaggctgagctgaagagggtccagcagtatgcagtggatgtgactcttgatcctgatacagcaaatcctcatctcatcctgtctgatgatggaAAACAAGTAAACTGTGGTGACGTGAAGAAGAATTTCCCAGACAACCCAAAGAGATTTACACGTTATTATATTGTCttaggaaagcagagtttctcttcaggcagattttactttgaggttcaggttaaagggAAGACTAAATGGGATTTAGGAGTGGCCAGAGAGTCCATCAACAGGAAGGGAAAAATCACACTGAGACCTCAGGATAGTTACTGGACTATATGgatgagaaatggaaatgagtacAAAGCTGGTAATGACCCTCCAGTCGTTCTCTCTCTGAAGTCTCAGCttcagaaggtgggggtgtttgtggattatgaggaggatctggtctccttttatgacgtagatgctgcagctcttatctactcctttactggctgctccttcactgaCAAACTCTACCCATACTTCTGTCCTTGTAATAATGATGGTGGTAAAAACTCCGcccctctgatcatctgtcctgtcaatcaaactgagtAG
- the map1lc3c gene encoding microtubule-associated proteins 1A/1B light chain 3C isoform X2 yields MPPFDKTHPQSKPFKLRKSFATRKQEVAGIRSKFPNKIPVIIERYEREKFLPPLDKTKFLVPHELTMTQFVTIIRFVIFSIVNTHILGAAQSYDWNLQPAEVSSCCSASFLNTRRQ; encoded by the exons atgccTCCGTTTGACAAAACCCATCCGCAGAGCAAACCCTTCAAACTGAGGAAGAGCTTCG CTACGAGGAAACAAGAAGTGGCAGGAATAAGGTCCAAATTCCCCAACAAAATCCCG gtGATAATTGAACGCTACGAAAGGGAAAAGTTTCTTCCTCCGCTGGATAAAACCAAGTTCCTGGTGCCGCATGAACTCACCATGACTCAGTTTGTCACCATCATCAG gtttgtcattttttccatagtgaacacacacatacttggaGCTGCTCAGAGTTATGATTGGAATTTGCAGCCAGCTGAAgtctccagctgctgcagcgCCTCCTTTTTAAATACCAGACGACAATAG